A single genomic interval of Halorubrum aethiopicum harbors:
- a CDS encoding phosphoglycerate kinase: MSTFQTIDDLPADSRVLVRLDLNSPIEGGEPQDNRRFERHARTVRELADAGHRVVLLAHQGRPGRDDFTSLSGHAEILADHVGREVEFVADTYGEEALAAIEALEAGEVLLLENTRMCEDELPEASPTEKADTEFVRTLAPRFDAYVNDAYSAAHRKHASLVGFPVALPAYAGRVMATEYEANTAIARREFDGPVTMVVGGTKATDVIGVMDALGDRVDRFLLGGVAGELFLRAAGHPVGRDLEGMDLFDEQWEANRDTVEAILEERGDAIRLASDLAYEDADGDRAEVPVADIDEKTDAYLDVGSDTVADYDSPIRESDAVFVKGALGVFEDERFADGTVGVLEAIAETDCFSVVGGGDTSRAIGMYGLDEDDFSHVSIAGGAYIRALTGEPLPAIELLRKADDGGT; encoded by the coding sequence ATGTCCACGTTCCAGACCATCGACGACCTGCCGGCCGACTCGCGCGTGCTCGTCCGCCTCGATCTGAACTCCCCGATCGAGGGCGGCGAGCCGCAGGACAACCGCCGGTTCGAGCGACACGCGCGCACGGTGCGCGAGCTCGCCGACGCCGGCCACCGCGTCGTCCTCTTAGCCCACCAGGGCCGCCCCGGCCGCGACGACTTCACGTCGCTTTCGGGTCACGCCGAGATCCTCGCCGACCACGTCGGCCGCGAGGTCGAGTTCGTCGCCGACACCTACGGCGAGGAGGCGCTCGCGGCGATCGAGGCGCTCGAGGCGGGCGAGGTGCTCCTCCTCGAGAACACGCGGATGTGCGAGGACGAGCTGCCCGAGGCGTCGCCGACGGAGAAGGCCGACACGGAGTTCGTCCGGACGCTCGCCCCGCGCTTCGACGCGTACGTCAACGACGCCTACTCGGCGGCCCACCGGAAACACGCCTCGCTGGTCGGCTTCCCGGTCGCGCTGCCCGCCTACGCCGGCCGCGTGATGGCCACGGAGTACGAGGCCAACACCGCCATCGCCCGCAGGGAGTTCGACGGCCCGGTCACGATGGTGGTCGGCGGGACGAAGGCCACCGACGTGATCGGCGTGATGGACGCCCTCGGCGACCGCGTCGACCGCTTCCTGCTCGGCGGCGTCGCCGGCGAGCTCTTCTTACGCGCGGCGGGCCACCCGGTCGGCCGCGACCTCGAGGGGATGGATCTCTTCGACGAGCAGTGGGAGGCGAACCGCGACACCGTCGAGGCGATCCTCGAGGAGCGCGGCGACGCGATCCGCCTCGCAAGCGACCTCGCCTACGAGGACGCCGACGGCGACCGCGCCGAGGTTCCCGTGGCCGACATCGACGAGAAGACCGACGCGTACCTCGACGTGGGCTCCGACACCGTCGCCGACTACGACTCCCCCATCCGCGAGTCCGACGCCGTCTTCGTGAAGGGCGCGCTCGGCGTCTTCGAGGACGAGCGCTTCGCCGACGGCACCGTCGGCGTCCTCGAGGCCATCGCCGAGACGGACTGCTTCTCGGTCGTCGGCGGCGGCGACACCTCGCGGGCGATCGGCATGTACGGGCTGGACGAGGACGACTTCTCGCACGTCTCCATCGCCGGCGGCGCGTACATCCGCGCGCTCACCGGCGAGCCGCTGCCGGCGATCGAACTGCTCCGGAAGGCGGACGACGGCGGGACGTAA
- a CDS encoding amidohydrolase, translated as MEPLTTFTDSSLSEIRRDLHRHAEAGWKEFRTSALLAAELEELGYDVFLGEDTVDPDSRMGVPPSDEVAAARERAREEGAPAEYLDRMGDITGVIATRTFGDGPTIGLRTDIDALERQEAMDDDHRPAAEGFASVHPGEMHACGHDAHAAIGLGVARAFAEGGFDGTLKLFFQSAEEGGRGGKPMAESGHLDDVDHLLAVHVGLDEPAGTVVSSYDGPLSNAKLDVTFSGAPAHAGGEPHAGRNALQAATAAIGNLYGIARHGDGATRINVGRVNADNAQNVICEETTMRVEVRGETHELNEYMLGRAREVVDGAATMHDVTYETSLYGKTTTFENDSSVVEVVEAAAGATDGVDSVITKEFGGSEDASYLIRRVQERGGTATYLGVGGSNPDGHHTAYFDVDEACIDLGVDVITDAVRRLAES; from the coding sequence ATGGAGCCACTGACGACGTTCACGGACAGTTCGCTTTCGGAGATCCGCCGCGACCTCCACCGACACGCGGAGGCCGGCTGGAAGGAGTTCCGGACCTCGGCGCTGCTCGCGGCCGAACTCGAGGAACTGGGATACGACGTGTTCCTCGGCGAGGACACCGTCGATCCCGACTCGCGGATGGGCGTTCCCCCGTCCGACGAGGTCGCCGCGGCCCGCGAGCGGGCCCGCGAGGAGGGCGCGCCCGCGGAGTACCTCGACCGGATGGGCGATATCACGGGCGTGATCGCGACCCGCACGTTCGGGGACGGCCCGACGATCGGGCTCCGCACCGACATCGACGCCCTGGAGCGCCAGGAGGCGATGGACGACGACCACCGGCCGGCCGCCGAGGGGTTCGCGAGCGTCCACCCCGGCGAGATGCACGCCTGCGGCCACGACGCCCACGCCGCCATCGGGCTCGGCGTGGCCCGCGCGTTCGCGGAGGGCGGCTTCGACGGCACGCTCAAGCTGTTCTTCCAGTCCGCGGAGGAGGGCGGCCGCGGCGGCAAGCCCATGGCCGAGTCGGGCCACCTCGACGACGTCGACCACCTGCTCGCGGTCCACGTCGGGCTCGACGAGCCGGCCGGCACGGTCGTCTCGAGCTACGACGGGCCGCTCTCGAACGCCAAACTCGACGTGACCTTCTCCGGCGCGCCGGCCCACGCCGGGGGCGAGCCCCACGCCGGCCGCAACGCCCTCCAGGCGGCCACGGCCGCGATCGGGAACCTCTACGGGATCGCCAGACACGGCGACGGCGCGACGCGGATCAACGTGGGACGAGTCAACGCGGACAACGCCCAGAACGTCATCTGCGAGGAGACGACGATGCGCGTCGAGGTCCGCGGCGAGACCCACGAGCTCAACGAGTACATGCTCGGACGGGCCCGCGAGGTCGTCGACGGCGCGGCGACGATGCACGACGTGACCTACGAGACGAGCCTCTACGGGAAGACGACGACCTTCGAGAACGACTCGTCGGTCGTGGAGGTCGTCGAGGCGGCCGCGGGCGCGACCGACGGGGTCGACTCCGTGATCACGAAGGAGTTCGGCGGCAGCGAGGACGCCTCCTACCTGATCCGGCGCGTCCAGGAGCGGGGCGGGACGGCGACGTATCTCGGCGTCGGCGGGAGCAACCCGGACGGCCACCACACCGCGTACTTCGACGTCGACGAGGCGTGTATCGACCTCGGCGTCGACGTGATCACGGACGCGGTCCGGCGGCTCGCGGAGAGCTAG
- a CDS encoding DUF7470 family protein, with protein MRDTLGLEGIAGVVVVVLAIAVVTLRDPVIGGGLMLLVAGLALIAKGVATSTMRAFGLK; from the coding sequence ATGCGAGACACGCTCGGACTGGAGGGGATCGCCGGCGTCGTGGTCGTGGTCCTCGCGATCGCGGTCGTGACGCTTCGAGACCCCGTGATCGGCGGGGGACTGATGCTGCTCGTCGCCGGCCTGGCGCTGATCGCGAAGGGCGTCGCGACGTCGACGATGCGCGCGTTCGGCCTGAAGTGA
- a CDS encoding Hsp20/alpha crystallin family protein — MDRDDRDDPFGDFFEEIERMMNEMAGSGHGTDDAGFGSETHVDAYATEESVRLVADLPAVSKEQLSLQCDGEALTISAASDRREYDETVELPATVDERSGEATFNNGVLEVEFERDDDSASIDVA; from the coding sequence ATGGACAGAGACGACCGAGACGACCCGTTCGGCGACTTCTTCGAGGAGATCGAACGGATGATGAACGAGATGGCCGGGAGCGGACACGGGACCGACGACGCCGGCTTCGGGTCGGAGACGCACGTCGACGCGTACGCCACCGAGGAGTCCGTCCGACTCGTCGCCGACCTCCCCGCCGTCTCGAAAGAGCAGCTCTCCCTGCAGTGTGACGGCGAGGCGCTCACCATCTCGGCGGCCTCCGACCGACGCGAGTACGACGAGACCGTCGAACTCCCCGCGACCGTCGACGAGCGGTCCGGCGAGGCGACGTTCAACAACGGCGTGCTCGAGGTCGAGTTCGAGCGCGACGACGATTCCGCCTCCATCGACGTCGCGTAA
- a CDS encoding ATP-grasp domain-containing protein produces the protein MTTAAETYERVREPLADRGIDVDHVPAKERAFRLDRTDGGTVTDAIPADGFDVGFVYPSRLMEGAVLDRRLSVPWVNGRDAVVTSRNKAGVLATLSAAGLPVPRTTLISNPVDESVVAEAAADFEFPVVVKPNSATRGVGVAKATDLDSLLGVVDYLDLAHDYRATGDKSYLIQEFLPGARDYRAMVVDGTYAGAVRRELPVDALAAGRWKHNVHRGADARGVDLDGEGRELAERAAAALGIDYLGVDLLETDDGYLINETNARPTVDAATKYEPEFYDRLAGLIRRVAENG, from the coding sequence ATGACCACCGCCGCGGAGACGTACGAACGCGTCCGCGAGCCGCTCGCGGACCGCGGGATCGACGTCGACCACGTCCCAGCCAAGGAGCGGGCGTTTCGACTCGATCGGACGGACGGCGGGACGGTGACAGATGCGATCCCGGCGGACGGGTTCGACGTCGGCTTCGTCTACCCGTCGCGGCTCATGGAGGGGGCGGTCCTCGACCGGCGGCTGTCGGTCCCGTGGGTGAACGGCCGGGACGCGGTCGTGACCTCCCGGAACAAGGCGGGGGTGCTCGCGACGCTCTCGGCGGCCGGACTCCCCGTCCCGCGGACGACGCTGATATCCAACCCGGTCGACGAGTCGGTCGTCGCCGAGGCGGCCGCCGACTTCGAGTTCCCCGTGGTGGTCAAGCCCAACTCGGCCACTCGCGGCGTCGGCGTCGCGAAGGCGACCGACCTCGACTCGCTTCTGGGGGTCGTCGACTACCTGGATCTCGCGCACGACTACCGCGCGACCGGCGACAAGTCGTACCTGATCCAGGAGTTCCTCCCCGGCGCGCGCGACTACCGGGCGATGGTCGTCGACGGGACCTACGCGGGCGCGGTCCGCCGCGAGCTTCCGGTCGACGCGCTCGCTGCCGGCCGCTGGAAACACAACGTCCACCGCGGCGCGGACGCGCGCGGCGTCGACCTCGACGGGGAGGGTCGCGAACTGGCCGAGCGGGCGGCGGCGGCGCTCGGGATCGACTACCTCGGCGTCGACCTGCTGGAGACCGACGACGGATACCTGATCAACGAGACGAACGCCCGCCCGACGGTCGACGCGGCGACGAAGTACGAGCCGGAGTTCTACGACCGGCTCGCGGGACTGATCCGGCGGGTCGCGGAGAACGGGTAG
- the glnA gene encoding type I glutamate--ammonia ligase: protein MTGENPKPDGGLTAEEQAVLDEIDEENVDFLRLQFTDILGVVKNVSVPAHQAEKAFKEGIYFDGSSIEGFVRIQESDMRLVPDPETFAVLPWRSNGDDDSAAARLICDIVDTDGEPFVGGPRQVLKSVLARAEEMGYTVSIGPEPEFFLFKTDDDGNATTIPHDNGGYFDLAPKDLASDVRKEIIFTLEEMGFEIEASHHEVAEGQHEINFKYADALTTADNIATFRAVVRAVAAQHDLHATFMPKPIAEINGSGMHSHISLFDEDGNAFADDDDEFNLSETAYQFMGGILNHAQAFTAVTNPTVNSYKRLVPGYEAPIYVAWSDTNRSALVRVPDAAGVSARFEVRSPDPSCNPYLGMASLIAAGLDGIENDADPGDPVREDIYEFDDEKREEYGIDTLPPNLGAAVEALESDEVVQDALGPHVSEKFAEAKSQEFSEYLTQVSQWEEDRYLETF from the coding sequence ATGACCGGCGAGAACCCGAAACCGGACGGTGGCCTCACGGCCGAAGAACAGGCGGTACTCGACGAGATCGACGAGGAGAACGTCGACTTCCTGCGGTTACAGTTCACCGACATCCTCGGCGTCGTGAAGAACGTCTCCGTGCCGGCCCACCAGGCCGAGAAGGCGTTCAAAGAGGGCATCTACTTCGACGGCTCCTCCATCGAGGGGTTCGTCCGCATCCAGGAGTCCGACATGCGGCTCGTCCCGGACCCCGAGACGTTCGCGGTGCTCCCGTGGCGCAGCAACGGCGACGACGACTCCGCCGCCGCCCGCCTCATCTGTGACATCGTCGACACCGACGGCGAGCCCTTCGTCGGCGGCCCGCGGCAGGTGCTCAAGAGCGTCCTCGCGAGAGCCGAGGAGATGGGCTACACCGTCTCCATCGGCCCCGAGCCGGAGTTCTTCCTGTTCAAGACCGACGACGACGGGAACGCGACGACGATCCCCCACGACAACGGCGGCTACTTCGACCTCGCGCCGAAGGACCTCGCGAGCGACGTCCGCAAGGAGATCATCTTCACCTTAGAGGAGATGGGCTTCGAGATCGAGGCCTCCCACCACGAGGTCGCCGAGGGCCAACACGAGATCAACTTCAAGTACGCCGACGCGCTCACCACCGCGGACAACATCGCGACGTTCCGCGCCGTCGTCCGCGCGGTCGCCGCCCAACACGACCTCCACGCGACGTTCATGCCCAAGCCGATCGCCGAGATCAACGGCTCGGGGATGCACAGCCACATCTCGCTTTTCGACGAGGACGGCAACGCCTTCGCCGACGACGACGACGAGTTCAACCTGAGCGAGACGGCCTACCAGTTCATGGGCGGCATCCTGAACCACGCGCAGGCGTTCACGGCCGTCACGAACCCGACCGTGAACTCCTACAAGCGGCTGGTTCCCGGCTACGAGGCTCCCATCTACGTCGCGTGGTCCGACACGAACCGCTCGGCGCTGGTCCGCGTCCCCGACGCGGCGGGCGTCTCCGCGCGCTTCGAGGTCCGCAGCCCGGACCCGTCGTGTAACCCCTACCTCGGCATGGCGTCGCTCATCGCCGCCGGCCTCGACGGGATCGAGAACGACGCCGACCCCGGCGACCCGGTCCGCGAGGACATCTACGAGTTCGACGACGAGAAGCGCGAGGAGTACGGCATCGACACGCTGCCGCCGAACCTCGGCGCGGCCGTCGAGGCGCTCGAGAGCGACGAGGTCGTCCAGGACGCGCTCGGCCCGCACGTCTCCGAGAAGTTCGCGGAGGCCAAATCCCAGGAGTTCAGCGAGTACCTCACCCAGGTGTCCCAGTGGGAGGAGGACCGCTACCTCGAGACGTTCTGA
- the gap gene encoding type I glyceraldehyde-3-phosphate dehydrogenase, whose translation MSKSYLSAGDEVPDEEVVRVGLNGFGRIGRNVFRAVLEDPRIELAGINDVMEFDDMGYLAKYDTVMGRLDGVELVDDELAIGGTSVPLFNVQDPADLPWDDLDVDVALECTGIFRTKEDASAHLAGGADTVVISAPPKGEEPVKQLVYGVNHDEYDGEDVVSNASCTTNSITPVAKVLDAEFGIEAGTLTTVHAYTGSQALIDGPKAKTRRGRAAAENIVPTSTGAAGAAQKVLPQLDGKIDGMAIRVPVPTGSITEFVVDLKADVTETEVNDTFRAAADDGPLAGVLGYTDDEVVSSDVTGLPFSSYVDLPSTNVIADGGLLKVLTWYDNEYGFSCRMLDMAAYVHAEA comes from the coding sequence ATGAGTAAATCGTATCTGTCCGCTGGCGACGAGGTACCCGACGAGGAGGTCGTTCGAGTCGGGCTCAACGGGTTCGGCCGGATCGGTCGCAACGTCTTCCGCGCGGTGCTGGAGGATCCCCGGATCGAGCTCGCCGGGATCAACGACGTGATGGAGTTCGACGACATGGGCTACCTCGCGAAGTACGACACCGTCATGGGACGGCTCGACGGGGTCGAGCTCGTCGACGACGAGCTGGCGATCGGCGGCACGTCGGTGCCGCTTTTCAACGTCCAGGACCCCGCTGACCTCCCGTGGGACGACCTCGACGTCGACGTCGCCCTGGAGTGTACCGGCATCTTCCGGACGAAGGAGGACGCGAGCGCGCACCTCGCCGGCGGGGCCGACACCGTCGTCATCTCCGCGCCGCCGAAGGGCGAGGAGCCGGTCAAACAGCTCGTCTACGGCGTCAACCACGACGAGTACGACGGCGAGGACGTGGTCTCGAACGCCTCGTGTACGACCAACTCCATCACGCCCGTCGCGAAGGTGCTCGACGCCGAGTTCGGCATCGAGGCCGGCACCCTCACCACCGTCCACGCCTACACCGGCTCGCAGGCGCTCATCGACGGCCCGAAGGCGAAGACCCGCCGCGGGCGCGCCGCCGCCGAGAACATCGTCCCGACCTCGACGGGCGCGGCCGGCGCGGCCCAGAAGGTCCTCCCACAGCTCGACGGCAAGATCGACGGGATGGCGATCCGCGTCCCCGTCCCGACCGGCTCGATCACGGAGTTCGTCGTCGACCTCAAGGCGGACGTGACCGAGACGGAGGTCAACGACACCTTCCGCGCCGCCGCCGACGACGGGCCGCTCGCGGGCGTGCTCGGCTACACCGACGACGAGGTCGTCTCGAGCGACGTCACCGGTCTCCCCTTCTCGAGTTACGTCGACCTCCCGTCCACCAACGTCATCGCCGACGGCGGCCTGCTCAAGGTCCTCACGTGGTACGACAACGAGTACGGCTTCTCCTGCCGGATGCTCGACATGGCCGCGTACGTCCACGCGGAGGCGTAA
- the lrp gene encoding HTH-type transcriptional regulator Lrp: MTYENLDAKLVNSLLGNGRASLRSLGDELDVSVTTVSNHLRDLEDEEVIRGYSPIVDYDKLGFDVTAVLQLKVEGSALPEVTEKLRQQKQMISVYEVTGDYDVIAIGKFTDTDGMNDQIKEILTDADIRESNTSVVLNAVVENKQFELDLNEE; this comes from the coding sequence ATGACGTACGAAAACCTCGACGCCAAGCTCGTGAACTCGCTTCTCGGAAACGGTCGCGCCAGCCTCCGCAGCCTCGGAGACGAACTCGACGTCTCCGTGACGACGGTCTCGAATCACCTGCGGGACCTCGAGGACGAGGAGGTCATCCGCGGGTACAGCCCGATCGTCGACTACGACAAGCTCGGCTTCGACGTGACCGCCGTCCTCCAGTTGAAGGTGGAGGGGAGCGCGCTGCCGGAAGTCACCGAGAAGCTCCGCCAGCAGAAACAGATGATAAGCGTCTACGAGGTCACCGGCGACTACGACGTGATCGCGATCGGGAAGTTCACCGACACCGACGGGATGAACGACCAGATCAAGGAGATCCTCACCGACGCCGACATCCGCGAGTCGAACACCAGCGTCGTGCTCAACGCGGTGGTCGAGAACAAGCAGTTCGAACTCGACCTCAACGAGGAGTAG
- a CDS encoding calcium/sodium antiporter, with protein sequence MLDGSLVELATIAGTVLGLWIGARSLVDAVVRAARRFGVSELTIGLTIVAMGTSTPELVVSIDAAFAGLGDVAVSNVIGSNVYNVAFILGVVSLVRVVPVERSLVHRDGVALVLATFAGLAALRDGVVTRPEGLALALGFAAYTVYLLRDERGDPSIVTEYPDSRVTETLADHARFRGRDAVLLVGGLALVLVSGHFMVEAATSLARDAGISEWVIGGTIVAAGTSTPELAVSLVAMRQGHVGMSVGNVVGSNVFNVLGIMGVAAALRPLSVSGAAAETGAWLAAVTVLMVAALWTGRRLSRIEGALFAVSEGLRWVLGLLRIFG encoded by the coding sequence ATGCTCGACGGCTCCCTCGTGGAACTCGCGACGATCGCCGGGACCGTCCTCGGGCTCTGGATCGGCGCGCGCTCGCTGGTGGACGCGGTCGTCCGCGCCGCCCGGCGATTCGGCGTCTCGGAGCTGACGATCGGGCTGACGATCGTGGCGATGGGCACCTCGACCCCGGAGCTCGTCGTCTCGATCGACGCCGCGTTCGCGGGGCTCGGGGACGTCGCCGTCTCGAACGTGATCGGCAGCAATGTCTACAACGTCGCGTTCATCCTCGGCGTCGTCTCGCTCGTCCGGGTCGTTCCCGTCGAGCGCTCGCTCGTCCACCGCGACGGGGTCGCGCTCGTGCTCGCGACGTTCGCGGGGCTCGCCGCCCTCCGGGACGGCGTCGTGACGCGTCCCGAGGGACTCGCGCTCGCGCTCGGCTTCGCCGCCTACACGGTCTACCTGCTCCGCGACGAGCGCGGCGACCCCTCGATCGTCACGGAGTACCCCGACTCGCGGGTGACAGAGACGCTCGCGGATCACGCCCGGTTCCGCGGCCGCGACGCCGTCCTGCTCGTCGGCGGGCTCGCCTTGGTGTTGGTGTCCGGACACTTCATGGTGGAGGCGGCCACGTCGCTGGCGCGCGACGCCGGGATCTCGGAGTGGGTCATCGGCGGGACGATCGTCGCCGCGGGCACCTCGACGCCGGAGCTCGCGGTGTCGCTCGTCGCGATGCGGCAGGGCCACGTCGGGATGTCCGTCGGCAACGTCGTCGGATCGAACGTGTTCAACGTGCTCGGGATCATGGGCGTCGCCGCCGCGCTCCGCCCGCTCTCGGTGAGCGGCGCGGCGGCGGAGACGGGGGCGTGGCTCGCGGCCGTGACGGTCCTGATGGTCGCCGCGCTGTGGACCGGCCGCCGACTCTCGCGGATCGAGGGCGCGCTGTTCGCGGTCTCCGAGGGCCTCCGGTGGGTGCTCGGGCTGCTCCGGATCTTCGGGTGA
- the eif1A gene encoding translation initiation factor eIF-1A, translating into MTDGDGQGRRDLRMPDDDEVFAEVVEMLGANRVKVRCADGKERTARIPGRMQKRVWIREDDIVLVEPWDWQDEKADISWRYEKSEAEQLREEGHLQ; encoded by the coding sequence ATGACCGACGGAGACGGCCAGGGCCGGCGCGACCTCCGGATGCCCGACGACGACGAGGTGTTCGCGGAGGTCGTCGAGATGCTCGGTGCCAACCGCGTGAAGGTCCGCTGTGCGGACGGGAAGGAACGGACGGCTCGGATACCGGGGCGAATGCAAAAGCGCGTCTGGATCCGCGAGGACGACATCGTCCTCGTCGAGCCGTGGGACTGGCAGGACGAGAAGGCCGACATCTCCTGGCGCTACGAGAAGAGCGAGGCCGAGCAGCTCCGCGAGGAGGGCCACCTCCAGTGA
- a CDS encoding phosphatase PAP2 family protein → MTGLVSAERGIGGTAVADALPEVVVVVFAAVTHLADPWFLFTLLAVGYWFADDRLAGSPRRAGATAIAVVTCAYAAVAVAKAGFAVPRPPGATGPVDVPTWLPALLSGWYEAQVLSDGFGFPSGHATGGAAAYGALALAYDRLWTGRTRAAAAVALAVAVAASRVVIEVHYAVDVIAGLLLGAAVVAGALALAGDPRLRPGGDSAADAAGDPTADPTADDPTAALDPTPAFVLAAVVSVVAAGIAVAGGHTGEVVEAGIGIATGVGGAVGWRFVDGDEPPVPLRVAVPALAVTGALWVGAYALADSLPVTLAATTVAVVAVVALPAVADGRVGGVEGVV, encoded by the coding sequence GTGACCGGACTCGTCTCCGCGGAGCGCGGCATCGGCGGGACCGCCGTCGCCGACGCGCTCCCCGAGGTCGTCGTCGTCGTCTTCGCGGCCGTCACCCACCTCGCGGACCCGTGGTTCCTGTTCACGCTGCTCGCGGTGGGCTACTGGTTCGCCGACGACCGGCTCGCGGGCTCGCCGCGTCGAGCCGGCGCGACCGCCATCGCGGTCGTCACCTGCGCGTACGCCGCCGTCGCGGTCGCGAAGGCCGGCTTCGCGGTCCCGCGGCCGCCGGGCGCGACGGGCCCCGTCGACGTGCCGACGTGGCTCCCCGCCCTGCTCTCGGGCTGGTACGAGGCGCAGGTGCTCTCGGACGGCTTCGGCTTCCCGAGCGGCCACGCCACCGGCGGCGCGGCCGCCTACGGCGCGTTGGCGCTCGCGTACGACCGCCTCTGGACGGGGCGGACCCGCGCGGCCGCGGCGGTCGCGCTCGCGGTCGCCGTGGCGGCCTCGCGGGTCGTCATCGAGGTCCACTACGCCGTCGACGTGATCGCCGGGCTGCTGCTCGGCGCGGCCGTCGTCGCCGGCGCGCTCGCGCTCGCCGGCGACCCGCGGCTCCGGCCGGGCGGGGACTCCGCCGCGGACGCCGCCGGCGATCCCACCGCCGACCCCACCGCCGACGACCCTACCGCCGCGCTCGATCCGACTCCCGCGTTCGTTCTCGCGGCGGTCGTCTCCGTCGTCGCCGCCGGGATCGCCGTCGCCGGGGGCCACACCGGCGAGGTGGTCGAGGCGGGCATCGGGATCGCCACCGGCGTCGGCGGCGCGGTCGGCTGGCGATTCGTCGACGGCGACGAGCCGCCGGTGCCGCTCCGGGTCGCCGTCCCGGCGCTCGCGGTCACCGGCGCGCTCTGGGTGGGCGCGTACGCGCTCGCCGACTCGCTTCCCGTCACGCTCGCCGCGACGACCGTCGCCGTCGTCGCCGTCGTCGCGCTGCCGGCGGTGGCCGACGGACGGGTCGGCGGGGTCGAGGGCGTCGTTTAA